The Sesamum indicum cultivar Zhongzhi No. 13 linkage group LG1, S_indicum_v1.0, whole genome shotgun sequence genome includes a window with the following:
- the LOC105156042 gene encoding probable WRKY transcription factor 40: MKGILSLITTSGDEMVEELNRMKSENKKLSDVLTIVTRNYNDLMQTRKRKAVDPGYYNHSCRYYSCCDETSAGTLPKMIKSNVSRVYVRIDPSDTSLVVKDGYGWRKYGQKVTRDNPSPRAYYKCSFTPSLPCQEKVQRSLNDPSLVVATYEGHHHHHHPSQANVSAVSPPGGATGTSTTAARITGERRGSTESLDFLDPLICSKIQKAIAATESSEMQQFLVEKMASSLTRNPAFMAALATAITGGILDEVISEENKDVVSNSRGFSV; the protein is encoded by the exons ATGAAGGGAATCCTTAGCTTGATAACAACGTCT GGTGATGAGATGGTGGAGGAGTTGAATCGAATGAAGTCGGAGAACAAGAAGTTGAGTGATGTGCTGACAATCGTGACCAGAAATTACAATGATTTGATGCAAACAAGGAAGAGGAAGGCTGTCGATCCTGGATACTATAATCATTCGTGTCGTTATTACAGTTGTTGTGATGAAACCTCAGCTGGAACTCTGCCaaaaatgatcaaatcaaatgttTCAAGAGTTTATGTACGCATTGATCCATCCGACACTAGCCTA GTGGTGAAGGACGGATACGGATGGAGAAAGTATGGACAAAAGGTGACGAGAGATAATCCGTCTCCAAGAGCTTATTATAAGTGCTCCTTCACCCCCAGCTTGCCCTGTCAAGAGAAG GTGCAAAGAAGTCTCAACGATCCGTCACTAGTAGTAGCCACATATGAAGgacaccaccaccaccaccacccgTCTCAAGCAAATGTTTCAGCCGTATCACCACCAGGAGGAGCAACCGGGACTTCAACAACCGCTGCCAGGATTACAGGTGAACGCAGAGGCTCTACAGAGAGTCTTGATTTCTTGGATCCCTTAATCTGCAGCAAAATTCAGAAGGCTATAGCAGCGACTGAGAGCAGTGAAATGCAGCAGTTTTTGGTAGAAAAAATGGCTTCTTCATTGACAAGGAATCCGGCCTTCATGGCTGCACTGGCTACGGCCATAACAGGCGGAATACTAGATGAGGTTATATCAGAGGAAAATAAGGATGTTGTGTCGAATTCAAGGGGGTTTTCTGTGTAG
- the LOC105165440 gene encoding probable RNA 3'-terminal phosphate cyclase-like protein, with protein MSIKSEKILGRKRRRELSPRRSSKLLKTRNGISGSRMGKFSYMRLKGSQNLRLRLLLSTLSSTPILIDDIRADATWPGLRPHEVSLLRLLEKVSDDCVVEINETGTKLKYKPGIVMSGRHLVHDCGTSRSIGYFLEPLVVLGLFGKKPLSIRLKGITNDSKDPSVDTFRSTTLPILKQFGVPSEGLDLKIESRGVPPHGGGQVMLSVPIVDSLKAITWIDEGMVKRIRGITFSTRVSAQFENTMIHAARGIFNRSLPDVHIFTDHKAGEQAGKSPGYGISLYAETTSGCVISADTAVSYARGEDEGELEDEKKELSPPGDVGEEIASALLDEIEQGGVVDSTHQGLLFLLCALCPQDVSKVCVGKLAPYAIEVLRHIRDFLGVKFVIKPDPSTETVILKCVGCGLKNLSRKVS; from the exons ATGAGCATTAAGAGTGAGAAAATCCTAGGAAGAAAGAGGAGGCGAGAGCTGAGTCCAAGAAGAAGCTCGAAGCTGCTGAAGACCCGGAATGGAATTAGTGGGTCAAGAATGGGGAAGTTTTCGTATATGAGGCTGAAAGGAAGCCAGAACTTGAGGCTACGGCTCCTCCTGTCCACTCTATCCTCTACACCCATCCTTATCGACGACATACGTGCAGACGCAACGTGGCCTGGCCTCCGCCCGCATGAGGTCTCACTCCTGCGCCTCCTCGAAAAAGTTTCCGATGACTGCGTTGTCGAAATTAATGAAACTG GCACAAAACTGAAGTACAAGCCGGGGATTGTGATGAGTGGTAGGCATTTAGTTCATGATTGCGGAACCAGCCGGTCCATTGGTTATTTCTTGGAGCCATTGGTTGTATTAGGTTTGTTTGGGAAGAAGCCCCTGAGTATCAGGCTCAAAg GTATTACAAATGATTCAAAGGACCCATCTGTTGATACATTTCGATCTACTACCTTACCCATTTTGAAGCAGTTTGGAGTACCTTCAGAAGGACTGGACCTCAAAATAGAGAGCCGGGGCGTGCCTCCACATGGTGGTGGACAAGTTATGCTTTCAGTCCCAATCGTAGATAGTTTAAAA GCAATTACCTGGATAGATGAAGGCATGGTGAAGAGGATTAGAGGAATCACCTTCTCAACTAGAGTGTCTGCTCAGTTTGAGAATACCATGATACATGCGGCTCGTGGTATTTTTAATCGATCTCTACCGGATGTTCACATATTTACCGACCATAAAGCTGGAGAGCAAGCTGGAAA GTCACCCGGCTATGGAATTTCACTTTACGCCGAGACCACATCAGGTTGTGTCATCTCTGCTGATACGGCGGTTTCTTATGCTCGAGGGGAGGATGAGGGTGAACTTGAGGACGAGAAGAAAGAATTGAGCCCTCCAGGAGATGTGGGTGAAGAAATTGCATCAGCCCTGCTGGATGAGATTGAACAAGGAGGCGTGGTGGATTCAACTCATCAG GGTTTATTGTTCCTTCTCTGTGCATTGTGTCCTCAGGATGTTTCAAAAGTTTGTGTTGGGAAGCTTGCACCTTATGCAATAGAAGTCCTTAGACACATCAGAGATTTTCTTGGCGTTAAGTTTGTGATAAAGCCAGATCCATCAACAGAGACTGTCATTCTTAAATGTGTTGGATGTGGACTCAAGAATCTTTCTAGGAAGGTATCCTGA